Part of the Labilithrix sp. genome, CGCGTCTTGTGGCTTTACCGAGTGGTACGCGACCTCGCTCGACGCCGTCGACGCCTCCATGTCGCGTGGAAAGGTCCGCGTCCTCGACGCGTCCAGCCCGCAGGGGCCGATCTACCGCTGAGGCGTGCTACGCTCGAGCCGTGCGTCGCTGGCTCGCTCTTGGTCTCGTCGCGCTCGCGTTTGCGGCCTGCCGCGCGGAGCCGACGAACGACTCCGGCATCCGTCGCAATCCGCCCATCGCGGCGGACGACGACGACGACCAGACCACACCTCTCTTCGACGCGGGCGCGCCGGACGCCGCCGACACCGGGCCCGCGCAGCCGGAGCCCTCGAAGGCGTGCCTCACCGGCGACCTCGCGTTCTGCTTCACGTTCGAAGGGACGACGGACGACGTCTCGCCGAACGCGATCAAGCCCACCACCTCGACGAACATCACGTTCGCTCCCGGGAAGGAGAACCAGGCCGCGTCCTTCACCGCGACGAGCGCGCTTCGCTTCGATCCGAACCCGGTCTTCGAGCTCTCTACGAACGCGACGATCGAGGCGTGGATCAGGCGGCAGAACACCGGCGCCGACTCCGTCGTCCTCGACGTCGACGGGCGCTTCTCGCTCACGATCGACGCCGCCGCGAACGTGCTGTGCAAGTCCGGCGGCGGCGCGGTCACCGGCAACACCGTCGTCGCGCCCGAGGTCTGGGCGCACGTCGCGTGCGTCGTCGACAACGGGACGCTGCGCGTCTACCTGAACGGCACCGAGATCGGATCCGGCCCCGGCGCGATCGGCTCCGCCCCCACGCTCGGCGCCGCGATCGGCGGGAACTCGCCCGACGGCGAGCCGTTCCTCGGACTCATCGACTCGCTCCGCGTCTTCACCGTCGCGCGGACGCCGGCGCAGATCAGCGAGGCGGCGAAGCCGTGATCGACGCGGCGACGCGCCGAGCCTCCGCCTCGATCGCCTTCGGATCGAACGCGGTGCCGGAGACCTCGCCCGCGACCCAGTAGCCGTCCGCGATGCGGCCGTCGTCGCCCGCGCGCACGACGAAGCCGCGCGGCTCGTGCGCCACCGTCGCGCCGGCCTGCTCGCAGAGCTCGAACGCGGGCGAGCGCGCGGCGTCGATCAACACCGCGTCGGCGTCGACTTCGCCGTCGCCGGAGGCGCTGCGGACGCGGACGCCCTTCACCTTGCTCGTCCCGCGGATCGCGATCGGCTCGCCGCGAACGACCTGCACCGCCGCCGCCTTCCCGACCGCGCGCGCGTACGCCTCGCCGAAGGGACCGCCGCCCTTCGCGACGACGACGGCGATGCGCGCGCCGGGGACGACGCCGTGCGAGAGGAGCCAGCCGGCCGCGCGCGCGCTCATCACGCCCGGGAGGTCGTTGCCCTCGAACGCGAGCACGCCGTCGTGCGCGCCGCACGCGAGCACCACCGCGCGCGCTTCGAGGACCTCCGCGCCGTCGGCCTCGCTCGCGACGAGGAGGTCCTTGCCGTAGACCGCGCCCGCGGTGGTCTGGAGGCGGA contains:
- a CDS encoding LamG domain-containing protein, with amino-acid sequence MRRWLALGLVALAFAACRAEPTNDSGIRRNPPIAADDDDDQTTPLFDAGAPDAADTGPAQPEPSKACLTGDLAFCFTFEGTTDDVSPNAIKPTTSTNITFAPGKENQAASFTATSALRFDPNPVFELSTNATIEAWIRRQNTGADSVVLDVDGRFSLTIDAAANVLCKSGGGAVTGNTVVAPEVWAHVACVVDNGTLRVYLNGTEIGSGPGAIGSAPTLGAAIGGNSPDGEPFLGLIDSLRVFTVARTPAQISEAAKP